The Anopheles stephensi strain Indian chromosome Y unlocalized genomic scaffold, UCI_ANSTEP_V1.0 chrY33, whole genome shotgun sequence genome has a window encoding:
- the LOC118515210 gene encoding uncharacterized protein LOC118515210 gives MIPPPYIAAAKTALCRLAQQDAFSLEVRQLKRGEALAKQSSLRKLSPFIDEEGLIRVGGRLKLSQLPYQSKHPVVLPKHHKLARLIAELHHEELMHAGGRLLLSQIRESFWPLDGRRLVKSIVRNCFRCIRQYPAPAQQPIGQLPQSRVTPGRPFAVTGVDYAGPLYLKPAHRRAAAVKSYLCVFVCFATKAVHLELMGDLITAGFLAALRRFTYRRGLPSHMHSDNGKNFEGAAHELGELFKLFEDEQHRNTVAAACADKGSDWHFTPPKAPHFVGLWEAAVKTAKRHLYRHLGSTRLSYEGYCIVLHKIGAAMNSRPLLPLSDDPDDLAALTSAHFLIGSSLHAVPEPDYTRLKSSTLNDLQKWQLLVQRFWKHWATEYLQEMQKTYTQSGGNNSNILTGRLVVLMNESLPTTRWPLARKIVQLGKVRFRASTHPERMLVIAKEIAVL, from the exons ATGATACCGCCACCATACATCGCCGCTGCCAAAACTGCTCTCTGCAGATTAGCACAACAAGACGCTTTCTCCCTCGAAGTCCGACAACTGAAAAGAGGAGAAGCTTTAGCCAAGCAGTCATCATTACGCAAATTAAGCCCATTCATTGACGAGGAGGGTTTAATTCGGGTTGGAGGTCGATTGAAGCTGTCACAACTACCTTACCAATCGAAGCATCCCGTGGTACTTCCCAAGCATCACAAGCTCGCTCGCCTCATCGCAGAACTCCATCACGAGGAGCTAATGCACGCCGGCGGAAGACTCCTACTGTCCCAAATAAGGGAAAGCTTCTGGCCCCTAGATGGACGTCGGCTGGTGAAAAGCATCGTGAGGAACTGTTTCCGATGCATTCGTCAGTATCCGGCACCCGCCCAGCAGCCCATTGGCCAGCTTCCCCAATCGCGCGTCACACCTGGTCGTCCTTTCGCGGTTACTGGAGTGGACTACGCTGGACCGCTCTACCTGAAGCCAGCACATCGCCGAGCCGCAGCCGTTAAAAGCTACTTGTGCGTTTTCGTGTGTTTCGCTACGAAGGCCGTGCACTTGGAGCTCATGGGTGACCTCATAACCGCCGGATTTCTCGCTGCTTTACGCCGTTTCACTTACCGACGAGGCCTTCCATCCCACATGCATTCCGACAACGGGAAGAACTTCGAAGGAGCCGCACATGAGCTTGGGGAGCTTTTCAAGCTTTTCGAGGACGAGCAACACCGGAACACCGTCGCTGCTGCTTGTGCTGATAAGGGCAGCGATTGGCACTTCACCCCTCCAAAAGCACCACATTTCGTTGGGTTATGGGAAGCCGCCGTGAAGACAGCAAAAAGGCATCTCTATCGACACCTGGGCAGCACGAGGCTTTCGTACGAGGGTTACTGCATTGTCCTTCACAAAATAGGGGCAGCAATGAACTCCCGACCCTTACTACCGCTGTCTGACGATCCCGACGATTTGGCCGCACTCACTTCCGCACATTTCCTGATTGGGTCATCTCTACACGCCGTTCCTGAACCGGACTACACGCGTCTGAAGTCCAGTACACTCAATGATCTTCAGAAGTGGCAGCTTCTGGTTCAACGCTTCTGGAAACATTGGGCAACCGAGTACCTACAAGAGATGCAAAAAACCTACACTCAGTCGGgcggcaacaacagcaacatacTCACCGGCAGATTGGTTGTGCTGATGAACGAATCGCTACCAACTACGCGTTGGCCACTTGCGCGCAAA ATCGTCCAGCTTGGCAAAGTACGTTTCCGTGCCTCTACCCATCCGGAACGCATGCTGGTTATTGCTAAGGAGATTGCGGTCCTCTAA